A DNA window from Paraclostridium bifermentans contains the following coding sequences:
- a CDS encoding SLC13 family permease, with amino-acid sequence MLNNNNQELSIPIIDNHNSNKNNLKNFIKKEIVLILSVSLAIITSFISSPKLSYIDFKVLILLFNLMVVVVAFKELKVLDSIAISLLRKCSTYTSISFALVFITFLASMVVTNDVALITFVPLSIVVAKKSDINVLKIVILQTLAANLGSSFTPMGNPQNLFIYSFYNLDPSDFFKITAPLVILSVLFLSVIILKSKKIKLDLYLEDVEIENKGYVILFSILFAIILLSVFHIVDYRLAFIITLLTVLILNKRLLKQIDYSLLLTFIGFFIFIGNISTMDYIRSFMMSLLNSPQSTFITSILSSQVISNVPATMLLSGFTNNFKELLLGVNIGGMGTLIASLASVISYKIYTNEFKDDSSTYLKCFTFYNVLGLIVAIPIVYLILFI; translated from the coding sequence ATGCTTAATAATAACAACCAAGAACTATCAATTCCAATAATTGATAATCATAACTCTAATAAGAATAATTTAAAAAACTTTATAAAAAAAGAAATAGTACTAATACTTTCAGTTTCTTTAGCAATTATAACTTCTTTTATATCTAGTCCAAAATTATCATATATTGATTTTAAAGTTTTAATACTACTATTTAATCTTATGGTAGTTGTTGTAGCTTTTAAGGAACTCAAAGTTTTAGATAGCATCGCTATATCGTTACTAAGAAAATGTAGTACTTATACGTCAATATCATTTGCACTTGTGTTTATAACTTTTTTAGCGTCAATGGTAGTCACAAATGATGTCGCACTTATTACCTTTGTTCCTCTTAGTATCGTAGTTGCTAAAAAGTCAGATATTAATGTGTTAAAAATAGTTATTTTACAAACACTTGCTGCAAATTTAGGAAGTAGTTTTACTCCTATGGGTAATCCTCAAAATCTATTTATATACTCTTTTTATAATTTAGATCCTAGTGACTTTTTTAAGATAACCGCTCCTTTGGTAATTTTATCTGTACTGTTTTTAAGTGTTATCATATTAAAAAGTAAAAAAATCAAGTTAGACTTGTACTTAGAAGATGTAGAAATAGAAAATAAAGGATATGTAATTTTATTTTCTATATTATTTGCTATTATACTTTTATCTGTTTTTCACATAGTAGACTATAGACTAGCATTTATTATAACTTTATTAACTGTACTTATCTTAAATAAAAGATTACTAAAACAAATTGATTATTCATTACTTCTTACATTTATAGGATTTTTCATATTTATAGGGAATATTTCTACAATGGATTATATTAGAAGTTTTATGATGAGTCTTTTAAATAGTCCTCAGTCTACTTTTATAACTTCAATACTATCTAGTCAGGTTATAAGTAATGTTCCAGCTACTATGCTTTTATCTGGATTTACAAATAACTTTAAAGAACTATTACTTGGTGTGAATATTGGAGGTATGGGTACTCTTATAGCCTCTTTAGCTAGTGTTATTTCGTATAAGATTTATACTAATGAGTTTAAAGATGATAGCTCTACTTATTTAAAATGTTTTACATTTTATAATGTATTAGGACTTATAGTTGCAATTCCAATAGTTTATTTAATATTATTTATTTAG
- a CDS encoding sulfite exporter TauE/SafE family protein, whose product MINVIRVLLGVFTAFFGFSYFKDIAKAKSENNFEDVSAGKAVATGFVTDFFDTLGIGSFAPTVAMFNALKMNISDRLIPGTLNVCHTIPVVLEAFIFTTVIKVDPVTLICLIGAAVVGSYLGAGVIAKMDERKIQIIMGIALAITALLMLLAQLELMPGGGTATGLSGAKLVIGIIGNFILGALMTAGVGLYSPCMAMVYFLGMSPDVAFPIMMGSCAMLMPVASTKFIKEGAYAKKTSFFITIGGVVGVFIAAFIVKSMPIDILKWVVIVVITYTSISMLRKAFKSERAE is encoded by the coding sequence ATGATTAACGTAATAAGAGTTTTACTAGGCGTATTTACAGCTTTCTTTGGATTTTCATATTTTAAGGATATAGCAAAAGCAAAATCAGAAAACAACTTCGAAGATGTATCAGCAGGTAAAGCAGTAGCAACAGGTTTTGTAACAGACTTTTTTGATACACTGGGAATAGGATCTTTTGCACCAACGGTTGCAATGTTTAATGCTTTAAAGATGAATATATCAGACAGATTAATACCTGGTACATTAAATGTATGTCATACTATACCAGTTGTTTTAGAAGCATTTATATTTACAACTGTTATAAAGGTAGATCCAGTAACTTTAATATGCTTAATAGGAGCAGCTGTAGTAGGTTCATACCTTGGAGCTGGAGTTATAGCTAAGATGGATGAACGTAAGATACAAATTATAATGGGTATTGCATTAGCAATAACTGCACTTTTAATGTTATTAGCTCAATTAGAATTAATGCCTGGAGGCGGAACTGCTACAGGATTAAGTGGAGCAAAACTAGTTATAGGAATAATAGGTAATTTTATATTAGGAGCATTAATGACTGCAGGTGTTGGATTATATTCTCCATGTATGGCTATGGTTTACTTCTTAGGAATGTCACCAGATGTTGCTTTCCCTATAATGATGGGATCTTGCGCAATGTTAATGCCAGTTGCAAGTACTAAGTTTATAAAAGAAGGAGCTTACGCTAAGAAAACTTCATTCTTTATAACAATAGGTGGAGTTGTAGGTGTATTTATAGCTGCATTTATAGTTAAGAGTATGCCAATTGATATACTAAAATGGGTAGTTATAGTAGTTATAACTTACACTTCTATATCAATGTTAAGAAAAGCATTTAAATCTGAAAGAGCAGAGTAA
- a CDS encoding LURP-one-related/scramblase family protein encodes MKYYMKSKLFKIKEDFWIQNEENEEVFFVDNKLFAVGLQFDFIKDEKTLYSVKETVISLLAKYQVKEGNEVVAEVNKKPSFMRDSIKIESKYGDLNVTGDIIDHNYEIYKGSEQIAKIHKEVFTFTDSYNVETDFEDEAFILTLAVIVDDIIDKQRSK; translated from the coding sequence ATGAAATATTATATGAAATCTAAATTGTTTAAAATTAAAGAAGATTTCTGGATACAAAATGAAGAAAATGAAGAAGTGTTCTTTGTAGATAATAAATTATTTGCAGTTGGTCTTCAATTTGATTTTATTAAAGATGAAAAAACATTATACTCTGTTAAGGAGACTGTAATATCACTTCTAGCTAAATACCAAGTTAAAGAAGGTAATGAGGTTGTAGCTGAGGTAAATAAAAAACCTTCGTTTATGAGAGATAGTATAAAGATAGAAAGTAAATATGGGGATTTAAATGTAACAGGAGATATAATTGATCACAATTATGAAATATATAAAGGAAGTGAGCAAATAGCTAAAATTCATAAAGAAGTTTTTACTTTTACAGATAGCTATAATGTAGAAACTGATTTTGAAGATGAAGCATTTATTTTAACTTTGGCAGTTATAGTAGATGATATAATTGATAAACAAAGAAGTAAATAA
- a CDS encoding carbonic anhydrase: MKEKKELLLAVFILVGLFCVKTFVEELEKKSLSNDTQNIIQTYSDTKEDPLNRLKKGNEIYIDANYNKNQIDKATRKKLNEGGQKPYAVILTCSDSRVVPENIFYTGIGELFVIRVAGNVVDDTVLGSIEYGISKLDVPLIVVMGHDDCGAVKGASEKYINGKLETIVEEIKPSYEKAKLQGGSKEEIYNNAVKFNTENSINLIKENEIIKKYIDEKRVKVTGANYDMETGLVKWLD; encoded by the coding sequence ATGAAAGAAAAAAAAGAGTTATTGTTAGCAGTTTTTATACTTGTAGGATTATTTTGCGTAAAAACATTCGTTGAAGAACTAGAAAAAAAGAGTTTAAGTAATGATACTCAAAATATTATTCAAACTTATAGTGATACTAAAGAAGATCCTTTAAATAGACTAAAAAAAGGAAATGAAATATATATAGATGCGAACTACAATAAAAATCAAATTGATAAAGCTACAAGAAAAAAACTTAATGAAGGCGGACAAAAACCTTATGCTGTTATTTTAACTTGTTCTGATTCAAGAGTGGTTCCTGAAAATATATTTTACACAGGGATAGGAGAACTATTTGTGATTAGAGTTGCTGGAAATGTGGTTGATGACACTGTATTAGGAAGCATTGAATACGGTATAAGTAAGTTAGATGTACCTTTAATTGTAGTTATGGGGCATGATGACTGTGGAGCTGTAAAAGGAGCATCTGAAAAATATATAAATGGAAAGCTAGAAACTATAGTTGAAGAAATTAAACCAAGTTATGAAAAAGCAAAATTACAAGGTGGCTCAAAAGAAGAAATTTATAATAATGCAGTTAAGTTTAACACTGAGAACTCTATTAATTTAATTAAAGAAAATGAAATTATTAAAAAATATATTGATGAGAAAAGAGTTAAAGTAACTGGAGCTAATTATGATATGGAAACAGGGTTAGTTAAATGGTTGGACTAA